From Spirosoma aerolatum, one genomic window encodes:
- a CDS encoding ATP-binding cassette domain-containing protein, with the protein MNIDLRFWKQYTHLQPGNSAALLSTGITQAIILYHLINHSDGIYKGIFFRGISLIILPFASAYFASRMASYNTNRMQLALLDNFSRTRTNDLEQVHANAFSKAMVSDMDHLFQFWRELFINVGLNAPILLYLLWALCSKSRFTELIGITAFATILFGFAYLVNRWVKIHQRQHSQAYLTILDRLQNYVDNVLQFRLYHSEPFYLNGLRTSLSQFGRLTAQLSQYRQMYTTAVASVLLAAIWGGLWLLQTKADLSASDLAIATLILLEIKRISAEVLSILYTYQKANDGVERISTWLNAPLPDEVATAQPILFKPVRIENLTFTYQEQAQAIRYPDLAIDVGDKVWLQGYNGRGKSTLWKVLTGLYTNPTTTVWLDKAPRHSYGRIPFWRQVAAVTEPPRCYSGSLWEIIGNFSANREEVVSWLSDRQLLDHFNTYPHQLDTQYDSVTRNLSAGQLKWLLIVQAFFLNPDLLILDEPFSSLDADRQQTTLSLIRHLSANTTVIVISHHQLPIAFTKTIQL; encoded by the coding sequence ATGAACATTGATCTCCGTTTCTGGAAACAGTATACGCACCTTCAACCGGGTAATTCAGCAGCGTTACTATCGACGGGTATCACGCAGGCGATCATTCTTTATCACCTTATAAACCATAGTGATGGTATCTATAAAGGTATCTTTTTCAGAGGCATTTCATTAATCATACTCCCTTTCGCATCGGCTTATTTCGCCAGCCGAATGGCTTCCTACAATACTAACAGAATGCAGTTGGCTTTACTGGACAACTTTTCCCGTACACGGACCAATGATCTGGAACAGGTGCATGCCAACGCGTTTAGCAAAGCCATGGTCAGTGATATGGATCATCTGTTTCAGTTCTGGCGTGAACTTTTTATTAACGTCGGCCTGAATGCGCCGATTTTACTTTATCTTCTCTGGGCTTTATGCTCAAAAAGCCGATTCACCGAGCTTATTGGTATCACGGCTTTTGCTACGATTTTATTCGGTTTCGCCTATCTGGTAAACCGATGGGTGAAAATCCACCAGCGCCAACACAGCCAGGCTTATCTCACCATACTGGACCGTCTCCAAAATTACGTTGACAACGTGTTGCAGTTTCGCCTTTACCACAGTGAACCCTTCTACCTGAATGGTCTTCGAACAAGTCTCTCCCAGTTCGGTCGATTAACGGCCCAATTGAGCCAGTATCGCCAGATGTATACCACGGCTGTAGCTTCGGTACTGCTCGCAGCTATTTGGGGAGGGCTTTGGCTCCTCCAAACCAAAGCCGACCTGTCGGCTTCCGACCTGGCCATTGCTACCCTGATACTACTGGAAATCAAGCGAATCAGCGCCGAAGTCCTCAGCATACTTTACACGTATCAAAAAGCGAACGACGGTGTCGAACGCATCAGTACCTGGCTGAACGCGCCACTACCGGATGAAGTCGCCACCGCACAACCGATTCTATTTAAACCCGTTCGCATCGAAAATCTGACATTTACCTACCAAGAACAGGCCCAGGCCATTCGATACCCCGACCTTGCTATTGACGTAGGCGACAAGGTATGGCTACAAGGCTATAACGGCCGGGGAAAATCGACGCTCTGGAAAGTCCTGACAGGTTTGTACACCAACCCAACGACAACGGTATGGCTTGATAAGGCACCCCGACATAGCTATGGGCGCATACCGTTCTGGCGTCAGGTAGCAGCCGTTACGGAACCTCCCCGTTGTTATAGCGGCTCACTCTGGGAAATCATCGGCAACTTTTCTGCCAATCGGGAGGAGGTTGTTAGCTGGCTTTCCGATCGTCAGCTTTTAGATCATTTCAATACATATCCGCACCAATTGGATACGCAGTATGATTCGGTCACGCGAAATTTATCGGCTGGTCAATTAAAATGGCTCCTGATCGTTCAGGCTTTTTTTCTTAATCCTGACCTATTAATTCTGGATGAACCGTTTTCTTCACTGGATGCCGACCGTCAGCAAACCACGCTTTCGTTGATTCGTCACTTATCCGCTAACACGACAGTGATTGTGATCAGCCACCATCAACTACCGATTGCTTTTACGAAAACGATCCAGCTATAA
- a CDS encoding glycosyltransferase, translating to MKILYVIPRMTYGGGMPVILTELKTMRRLGVEVSGTIIVLEKGVSTQLMTEAVSNGVKVLLAPSSALAGKLISQADVTVVHYWNCPSLFRFFRLLADMQVPHRLCLSVRVNGCTLPQVVPQWVYSNTDALVRLHSCTPTNGLRPDTETLTLPSLIRLPDLAAPPPVPDFSTFRLFHAGTLNYFKTHPQLIALHEGLAIDSYRFDIWGSGLDTLFENDLAVAQHALYRGFSTNLYADMAPYHVLCNPQTALSYGSYDKIMCESQWVGKPVIVLKDSYIAEHIHSGINGLVADDEYQYRAILEMLSAKPDLYKKLSDSTFEYTRSNYTLTDYAVALAGLYQRMIQKPLKIADAASIPGHPADAALDGLGHWKQLLANDSRALSLEAIKYALRCEGGLIHYYKDYPDDSVLRMHITQLLALENSLTS from the coding sequence ATGAAGATCCTTTACGTCATTCCCCGAATGACATACGGGGGTGGCATGCCAGTCATTCTTACCGAACTAAAAACAATGCGACGGCTTGGGGTTGAGGTGTCGGGCACCATTATCGTTCTGGAGAAAGGGGTAAGCACTCAGCTAATGACCGAAGCCGTATCCAATGGGGTGAAAGTGCTGCTGGCTCCATCGTCGGCGCTGGCGGGTAAACTCATCAGTCAGGCCGATGTAACAGTTGTTCATTACTGGAATTGCCCTTCCCTGTTCCGCTTCTTTCGACTCCTGGCCGACATGCAGGTTCCCCACAGGCTCTGCCTGAGTGTACGGGTCAATGGGTGCACCTTACCCCAGGTTGTCCCCCAGTGGGTCTATTCCAATACCGATGCATTGGTTCGCCTTCACTCATGTACGCCTACGAATGGCCTTCGACCAGACACGGAAACACTTACCCTACCCAGCCTGATCCGGCTTCCTGATCTGGCTGCTCCCCCACCTGTACCCGATTTTAGCACCTTCAGGCTGTTTCATGCCGGTACGCTCAATTATTTTAAGACTCATCCTCAGCTAATCGCTTTGCACGAAGGCCTGGCAATCGATTCATATCGCTTCGACATTTGGGGAAGTGGACTGGATACGCTCTTTGAGAACGATCTGGCAGTGGCCCAACACGCTCTATATCGGGGTTTTTCGACCAATCTATACGCGGATATGGCACCTTATCATGTACTTTGCAATCCGCAAACCGCCCTTTCTTACGGCTCATACGACAAAATTATGTGCGAAAGCCAATGGGTGGGCAAGCCCGTGATTGTTTTGAAAGACAGCTACATTGCCGAGCATATACATTCGGGTATCAATGGTCTGGTTGCCGACGACGAATACCAGTACCGAGCCATACTTGAAATGCTATCAGCTAAACCCGATTTGTATAAAAAGCTTTCGGACAGCACGTTTGAGTATACACGAAGCAACTATACGCTTACAGACTATGCAGTAGCACTTGCCGGGCTTTATCAGCGAATGATTCAAAAGCCCCTCAAAATTGCCGATGCTGCCAGTATTCCAGGCCATCCGGCCGACGCTGCGCTGGATGGTCTGGGACACTGGAAACAGCTATTAGCCAATGACTCTAGGGCTCTCTCGCTGGAAGCGATCAAGTACGCCCTGCGCTGTGAAGGAGGACTGATTCATTACTATAAAGATTATCCCGATGATTCGGTACTGCGTATGCACATTACTCAGTTGCTGGCGCTTGAAAACTCCCTAACTTCATGA
- a CDS encoding glycosyltransferase family 2 protein, with the protein MRISALLICRNARSFIETCLNSVRRQTHPPDEILVVDGNSQDGTLEWLHQQPDIRVISQLGHGIANARNTGILAASGDCIAFLDADDSWEPEKLARQYGLMSQNPNLQAVTTLLTKSNDPDQAEWVAMTPSGFLVNRTVFDQFGLFNEEWVVASDHEWFIRTIRQGLTYEVIPVNLVLKGIHDQNLSIIKRKRYRSEMMAIMRQQQSL; encoded by the coding sequence ATGCGCATATCAGCCCTACTTATTTGTCGAAATGCCCGATCATTTATTGAAACCTGTCTGAATAGTGTCAGACGGCAAACGCATCCCCCCGACGAAATCCTTGTTGTTGATGGAAACTCGCAGGATGGAACCCTGGAGTGGTTACATCAACAACCCGATATCAGGGTTATTTCTCAATTAGGGCATGGCATAGCCAACGCACGAAACACGGGTATTTTGGCAGCCAGTGGAGATTGCATAGCTTTTCTGGATGCCGATGATAGCTGGGAACCGGAAAAACTTGCCCGACAATACGGGCTTATGAGCCAAAATCCGAATCTTCAGGCTGTAACTACCCTCTTAACCAAATCGAATGACCCCGATCAGGCCGAATGGGTCGCTATGACGCCCAGTGGTTTTCTGGTCAATAGAACTGTCTTCGATCAGTTCGGGCTTTTCAACGAAGAATGGGTTGTGGCTTCTGATCATGAATGGTTTATACGAACTATTCGCCAAGGGCTCACTTACGAAGTTATCCCAGTAAACCTAGTCCTGAAAGGTATTCACGATCAAAACCTGTCGATTATTAAACGGAAGCGCTACCGCTCCGAAATGATGGCTATTATGCGACAGCAACAATCCCTATGA
- a CDS encoding glycosyltransferase family protein has translation MYVIADGPKDEQDAQRVRQAREMTEQVDWSCQVRRIYASENLNCGNRVASGLDLVFSECDKAIILEDDIVATPAFFTFCEHMLTRYEHDPRILSVAGWNGLISYQADVCDAFFSQYSSIWGWATWRRAWNLYQFEPTWPIEAFDERLKAYYPDTFRPKLQRHKYIHRFWNQYKSWDLQWAMTISMHHGRIITPTVNLCQNIGFDSEATNLTSFNLRGLFPAFNPTLEASSLIVDEVYGPIQDWYDYSVLLLTLFSQYQDIRKLALLHKHPQFFPKHQNRVGWESSLQPFNEPERCVQIITHLERYSTHPELTKCKDVFQRLI, from the coding sequence TTGTACGTTATTGCCGATGGCCCTAAGGACGAACAGGACGCGCAACGCGTTCGGCAGGCTCGTGAAATGACCGAACAAGTTGACTGGAGCTGTCAGGTCCGTCGAATCTACGCTTCAGAAAACCTTAACTGTGGCAATCGGGTAGCAAGTGGCCTTGACCTTGTGTTCAGCGAATGCGATAAAGCCATCATTCTGGAAGATGACATTGTGGCAACACCCGCCTTTTTTACGTTTTGCGAACACATGTTAACCCGCTATGAGCACGATCCCCGCATACTGTCGGTAGCCGGTTGGAATGGGCTCATCTCCTACCAGGCAGATGTATGCGACGCTTTTTTTAGCCAGTATTCGAGTATTTGGGGATGGGCTACCTGGCGACGTGCCTGGAACCTGTATCAATTTGAGCCAACCTGGCCTATTGAGGCATTCGACGAACGCCTAAAAGCCTATTACCCTGACACCTTTCGGCCTAAGCTCCAGCGGCATAAATACATCCATCGATTCTGGAATCAGTATAAATCCTGGGACCTGCAATGGGCCATGACAATCTCTATGCATCATGGGCGCATCATCACTCCAACGGTTAACCTGTGCCAGAACATCGGCTTCGACAGTGAAGCTACTAACTTAACCTCGTTTAACCTCCGGGGTTTATTCCCTGCTTTTAACCCGACATTAGAAGCAAGCTCGTTGATTGTAGATGAGGTATATGGACCTATACAGGACTGGTACGACTATAGTGTGCTGTTGTTAACCCTCTTTAGCCAGTATCAGGATATCCGAAAACTGGCGTTGCTGCATAAACACCCTCAGTTCTTTCCCAAACATCAGAACCGGGTAGGCTGGGAAAGTTCGTTGCAGCCCTTTAATGAACCAGAGCGATGTGTGCAGATAATAACCCATCTGGAGCGTTACAGTACGCACCCTGAATTAACCAAATGTAAGGACGTTTTTCAACGACTCATTTAG
- a CDS encoding CsbD family protein — MNETTLKGAWNEMKGKIKQAYGDLTDDDLAYEEGQEDEMWGKIQQKTGKTKDEVKKAVADL; from the coding sequence ATGAACGAGACCACATTAAAAGGTGCCTGGAACGAAATGAAAGGTAAAATTAAACAAGCCTATGGCGACCTCACCGATGATGATCTAGCCTACGAAGAAGGTCAGGAAGACGAAATGTGGGGTAAAATCCAGCAAAAAACGGGCAAGACGAAAGATGAAGTCAAGAAAGCTGTAGCTGATCTGTAA
- a CDS encoding flavin-containing monooxygenase, producing MATTTLIIGAGPAGLAIAGRLAQKGLPFTILEASGHIGFSWRNHYDRLHLHTVKAYSALPHVPYPASYPTYVSRLDFVEYLEKYAERFSIKPLLNQKVVDIRPSSSPGGCWQVQTETDTFTADRVIVATGYNRSPNIPDLPGQRNFRGIIWHSHEYRNGAAFRNEQVLVVGMGNTGAELALDLLEHDAHPVISVRSPINIIRRDIFGRPAQNTAIVLSKLPNWLCDLIAGFTQKLTVGDMSAYGLGKPEHPPTYDNRRGKTPVIDIGTIDQIKAGKIRVVPGIERINAKTVTFTDGRELPFDAIILATGYRPGLPAFLDKSITERVLNERGYPKSLWFNDSGLNGLYFLGFTTPRSGVLFHLNIDSERIAEHIAQNNSLPV from the coding sequence ATGGCCACAACTACGCTTATCATTGGTGCAGGTCCGGCTGGGTTAGCCATTGCCGGGCGACTGGCGCAAAAAGGACTGCCGTTTACGATACTGGAAGCGAGTGGCCATATTGGGTTTTCATGGCGAAACCATTATGACCGGCTACATCTGCATACGGTTAAAGCGTATTCAGCCCTGCCCCATGTTCCCTATCCAGCTAGTTATCCGACCTATGTTTCGCGGCTGGACTTTGTTGAATACCTCGAAAAATACGCAGAACGGTTTTCCATAAAGCCACTCTTGAATCAGAAAGTTGTTGATATCCGACCTAGCTCATCGCCTGGTGGGTGTTGGCAGGTTCAGACCGAAACGGATACGTTTACAGCAGATCGGGTCATTGTGGCGACGGGCTACAACCGATCCCCCAATATACCCGATCTGCCTGGCCAGCGCAATTTTCGGGGAATCATCTGGCATAGTCACGAATACCGGAACGGTGCCGCTTTTCGGAATGAGCAGGTACTGGTGGTAGGTATGGGCAATACCGGTGCCGAACTGGCGCTGGACTTACTCGAACACGATGCCCATCCAGTCATTTCGGTACGTAGCCCTATAAACATCATCCGACGAGATATATTCGGTCGTCCGGCGCAGAATACGGCTATTGTGCTTAGCAAACTCCCCAACTGGCTCTGTGATCTGATTGCGGGCTTTACCCAAAAACTAACCGTCGGTGATATGTCGGCCTATGGGCTGGGTAAGCCCGAGCACCCACCCACGTATGATAACCGGCGCGGCAAAACCCCTGTTATTGATATTGGCACCATCGACCAGATCAAAGCCGGAAAGATCAGGGTTGTGCCGGGTATCGAACGGATCAATGCTAAAACGGTCACTTTCACCGATGGCCGGGAACTCCCGTTCGATGCTATAATCCTGGCAACTGGCTACCGACCCGGCCTACCCGCTTTTCTGGATAAATCCATTACAGAACGGGTTCTCAATGAGCGGGGTTATCCGAAAAGTCTGTGGTTTAACGATTCTGGATTGAACGGCCTTTACTTTCTGGGCTTTACGACACCCCGTTCGGGCGTTCTTTTCCACTTGAACATCGACTCAGAACGGATTGCCGAACACATCGCTCAGAACAATTCCCTTCCAGTCTAG
- a CDS encoding DUF2147 domain-containing protein yields MKLMRSLLSLAILVLSLTAFTPADDSDAVVGTWLNGTKKGHVQIYKQGGTYFGKLVWLGQPTDPATGKPRTDEKNTDASKRSRPLMNMILMYNFKYDGGNVWADGKIYNPEDGKEYNCKMTLQDPNTLLVRGYVGISLLGKTQTWTRIK; encoded by the coding sequence ATGAAGCTTATGCGTTCTCTTTTGTCACTGGCCATACTGGTATTAAGTCTCACTGCTTTTACTCCTGCCGACGATTCGGATGCGGTAGTTGGCACGTGGCTCAATGGCACCAAAAAAGGGCATGTTCAGATCTATAAACAGGGGGGCACCTATTTTGGCAAGCTTGTCTGGCTGGGGCAGCCTACCGATCCGGCGACCGGTAAACCCCGCACAGACGAAAAAAACACGGATGCCTCCAAACGTTCCCGCCCGTTGATGAACATGATCTTAATGTACAATTTCAAATACGACGGCGGCAATGTCTGGGCCGACGGCAAAATTTATAATCCCGAAGACGGCAAAGAGTACAACTGCAAAATGACCCTTCAGGACCCTAACACACTGCTGGTACGTGGGTACGTGGGTATTTCATTATTGGGCAAAACCCAAACCTGGACACGGATAAAATAG
- a CDS encoding acyl-CoA thioesterase codes for MFHRDPNRSYPTETESRVIIRFQDCDPLQHLNNAKYFDYYFNAREDQVAKLYDFSPGQLFRELKTSWVVYQHQIAYIRPALVSEWIRIMSRLIYFNEDTTVTEYIMTDDGKTQLKNVLWVTSKYVSVLTGKRIPHDERVTELLQTILVPHIDFLNLNFNDRIRDIKQQVLHNH; via the coding sequence ATGTTTCATCGTGACCCCAATCGCAGCTACCCAACCGAAACCGAATCGCGGGTGATCATTCGGTTTCAGGACTGCGATCCACTTCAACACCTTAACAATGCCAAATACTTCGACTATTACTTTAATGCGCGGGAAGATCAGGTCGCCAAACTCTATGATTTTAGTCCGGGCCAATTGTTCCGGGAGTTAAAAACAAGCTGGGTCGTTTATCAGCATCAGATTGCGTATATCCGTCCTGCGTTGGTAAGTGAATGGATTCGGATCATGTCCCGGCTCATTTATTTTAATGAAGATACCACCGTTACGGAGTATATTATGACCGACGATGGGAAAACGCAGCTCAAGAATGTCCTCTGGGTTACGTCGAAATACGTTAGCGTGCTTACAGGGAAGCGTATTCCGCACGACGAACGGGTCACCGAGCTCCTTCAGACCATTCTGGTGCCGCATATCGACTTTCTGAATCTGAACTTCAACGACCGTATCCGCGACATCAAGCAGCAGGTTCTACATAATCATTAA
- a CDS encoding dicarboxylate/amino acid:cation symporter translates to MKLLNNLTFRVLIAITLGILTGYFFPETAARLKPLGDLFISLIKMVIPPIIFLTIVLGISNMGDLKKVGRVGGKALLYFEIVTTGALAIGLILANLIRPGEGVQTTAVKGGDISKYAEQGAGMDWTEFFLHIVPSNAIKAFAEGDILQVLVFSILFGVGLTRMGESGKPLIQSFERLSKVFFNILSVVMVLAPLGAFGGMAFTIGKYGLSTLLPLAKLMGTVYATMILFIFVVLNLLMRYYKISLWAVLKFIKEELLIVLGTSSSESALPQIMDKLETLGCSRSVVGLVVPAGYSFNLDGTTIYLVMATIFLAQVFGVDLTLGQELTIIGILMVTSKGAAGVTGSGFIVLASTLTAIKVIPVEGLALLLGVDRFMSEARSITNIIGNTVATIFIANNENEFDRAKYNQVLKQQNKGEEVAYTY, encoded by the coding sequence ATGAAACTCCTCAATAATCTCACCTTTCGCGTTCTGATTGCCATTACATTAGGTATTCTGACGGGGTATTTCTTTCCCGAAACAGCCGCCAGGCTCAAGCCGTTAGGGGACCTGTTCATCAGCCTGATCAAAATGGTTATTCCACCGATTATTTTCCTGACCATTGTGCTGGGAATCAGTAATATGGGCGATCTGAAAAAAGTCGGTCGGGTAGGAGGAAAGGCGCTGCTTTATTTTGAAATTGTTACAACCGGTGCCCTTGCCATTGGTTTAATACTCGCGAATCTGATTCGGCCGGGGGAGGGGGTACAGACAACGGCTGTGAAAGGTGGGGATATTAGTAAATATGCCGAACAGGGTGCCGGAATGGACTGGACCGAATTCTTTCTGCACATTGTTCCGAGTAATGCCATCAAAGCGTTTGCTGAGGGCGATATTCTCCAGGTACTGGTCTTTTCGATCCTTTTCGGCGTTGGCCTGACCCGCATGGGTGAAAGCGGGAAGCCGCTCATTCAAAGTTTTGAACGACTTTCAAAAGTATTTTTCAACATCCTGAGTGTAGTTATGGTACTGGCTCCCCTGGGGGCATTCGGCGGAATGGCGTTTACCATTGGCAAATATGGTCTGAGTACTCTGCTACCGCTGGCTAAACTAATGGGAACGGTATATGCCACAATGATTCTGTTCATTTTTGTCGTGTTGAACCTGTTGATGCGCTATTACAAAATCAGCCTGTGGGCCGTGTTGAAATTTATCAAGGAAGAGCTGTTGATTGTGCTCGGTACCTCATCGTCGGAATCGGCCCTGCCACAGATTATGGACAAGCTCGAAACGCTGGGGTGTTCCCGATCAGTGGTCGGACTGGTGGTACCGGCAGGCTATTCGTTTAACCTGGATGGCACCACCATTTATCTGGTTATGGCGACGATCTTTCTGGCGCAGGTGTTTGGTGTAGACCTCACTCTTGGGCAGGAACTCACCATTATCGGTATCCTGATGGTGACCTCAAAAGGGGCGGCTGGCGTAACAGGAAGCGGATTTATTGTACTGGCGAGTACTCTGACTGCTATTAAAGTAATACCCGTTGAAGGGCTGGCTTTACTACTGGGTGTCGATCGATTTATGTCGGAGGCACGCTCGATCACGAATATAATCGGCAACACAGTCGCCACGATTTTTATTGCCAACAACGAAAACGAGTTCGACCGGGCCAAATACAATCAGGTACTAAAGCAGCAAAACAAGGGAGAAGAGGTCGCGTATACGTATTAA
- a CDS encoding M3 family metallopeptidase, with protein sequence MFVAVSASIAFAQPSPPQPNMSQNPFLVPYATPHQTAPFDKITNADYLPAIKEGMVEGRKDVAAIVNNPAKPTFDNTIVALERSGDLLSKVTSVLFNLNSAETTPELQKIVKEASPMLSEYRNDIALNDKLFARVKAVYDQRASLKLNPEAAMLLEKTYKRFSRNGANLDEKGKERLRAIDKELSQLSLEFGENVLNETNEYLMQVTDEKDLAGLPDYVREAAKATAKQKGKEGWVFTLQAPSYGPFMQYADNRELRKKLFIAYNSRSFQGNKNDNSAIIAKIVNLRYERANLLGYKTHADFVLEESMAGSTNKVQSFLTELVTYARPAAERQLAELTTYAKAHGFNEDKLQAWDNSYYAEKLKKEKYDLDDETLKPYFKLENVLNGAFTVANKLYGITFKERKDIPVYNPEVKTFDVFDKDGKFLAVFYGDYFPRPGKRSGAWMNDVQGQKVENGENIRPHIVNVCNFTRPTDTKPSLLTFYEVTTLFHEFGHGLHGMLANGTYESLSGTSVPRDFVELPSQVMENWCYDPEALKLFAKHYQTGEVIPNELIEKIRASQNFLAGLANLRQLRFGLVDMYYHSQKPTGESISQVESKIDSVANLFPHVDGVAFSPAFSHIFAGGYSAGYYSYKWSEVLDADAFEFFKEKGGLENKAAADSFRKNVLEKGGSEKPMELYKKFRGREPSPKAMLRRSGLIL encoded by the coding sequence ATGTTTGTGGCGGTAAGTGCGTCAATCGCATTTGCTCAGCCATCGCCCCCTCAACCTAACATGTCGCAGAATCCATTTTTAGTACCGTACGCCACTCCCCATCAGACGGCTCCATTCGACAAGATCACCAATGCCGACTACCTGCCAGCTATTAAAGAAGGAATGGTTGAAGGGCGTAAGGATGTAGCCGCCATTGTCAATAACCCTGCCAAGCCAACTTTTGACAATACGATCGTCGCCCTCGAGCGGTCGGGTGACCTGCTTAGTAAGGTAACATCGGTGCTGTTTAACCTGAATAGTGCCGAAACAACCCCTGAATTACAGAAAATCGTGAAGGAGGCATCGCCCATGCTGAGCGAATACCGGAACGATATTGCCCTGAATGACAAGCTATTTGCTCGGGTTAAAGCGGTGTATGACCAACGGGCCAGCCTCAAGCTCAACCCAGAAGCGGCTATGCTGTTGGAGAAAACCTACAAACGCTTTTCGCGCAACGGGGCCAATCTGGACGAAAAAGGCAAAGAACGGCTGCGGGCCATCGATAAGGAACTGTCGCAGTTGTCACTGGAGTTTGGCGAGAATGTGCTGAACGAAACCAACGAATACCTGATGCAGGTAACCGATGAGAAAGACCTCGCCGGATTACCTGATTACGTTCGGGAAGCGGCTAAAGCTACGGCTAAACAGAAAGGCAAAGAGGGCTGGGTATTTACCTTACAGGCTCCCAGCTATGGGCCATTTATGCAGTATGCCGATAACCGGGAGTTACGGAAAAAACTGTTCATTGCCTACAACAGCCGTAGTTTTCAGGGGAATAAAAACGACAACTCAGCCATCATCGCGAAAATTGTAAATCTTCGTTATGAGCGGGCTAACTTGCTGGGTTACAAAACCCACGCTGATTTCGTGCTGGAAGAGAGTATGGCCGGATCGACGAATAAAGTACAAAGCTTCCTGACGGAACTGGTGACCTATGCTCGCCCAGCCGCCGAGCGTCAGTTAGCTGAACTGACCACCTACGCCAAAGCCCATGGTTTTAACGAGGATAAACTACAGGCCTGGGACAACAGCTACTACGCAGAGAAGTTGAAAAAGGAGAAATACGATCTCGACGACGAAACGCTGAAGCCTTATTTCAAACTGGAAAATGTACTGAATGGGGCGTTTACAGTGGCTAACAAACTTTATGGCATTACCTTTAAGGAGCGTAAGGACATTCCGGTGTATAATCCCGAAGTAAAAACCTTCGATGTATTCGATAAAGACGGAAAGTTCCTGGCCGTGTTCTACGGTGATTATTTCCCCCGGCCGGGTAAGCGTAGTGGTGCCTGGATGAACGACGTGCAGGGCCAGAAAGTAGAGAATGGCGAAAACATCCGTCCGCATATTGTCAATGTTTGCAACTTCACCCGTCCTACCGATACCAAGCCATCGCTGCTGACCTTTTACGAAGTGACTACCCTCTTTCATGAGTTTGGTCATGGGTTACACGGCATGCTGGCAAACGGAACCTACGAAAGCCTGAGTGGTACGAGCGTTCCCCGCGATTTCGTAGAACTGCCCTCGCAGGTGATGGAGAACTGGTGCTATGACCCCGAAGCGCTTAAACTCTTTGCGAAGCATTATCAAACGGGTGAAGTAATCCCTAATGAGCTGATCGAGAAAATCCGTGCCAGCCAGAACTTCCTGGCTGGACTGGCTAATCTGCGTCAGTTGCGGTTTGGTCTGGTCGATATGTATTACCACAGTCAGAAACCAACAGGCGAGAGCATTTCGCAGGTGGAAAGCAAAATCGATTCGGTCGCTAATTTATTTCCTCATGTCGATGGGGTGGCCTTTAGCCCGGCATTCTCACATATTTTTGCGGGAGGCTATTCGGCTGGCTATTACAGCTATAAATGGAGTGAAGTACTGGACGCCGATGCCTTTGAATTCTTTAAGGAAAAAGGTGGCTTGGAAAATAAAGCTGCTGCCGATAGCTTCCGTAAAAACGTACTTGAAAAAGGCGGTAGCGAAAAACCAATGGAACTCTATAAAAAATTCCGGGGCCGTGAACCATCGCCCAAAGCAATGCTCCGGCGAAGCGGATTGATTTTGTAG